A single Spirochaetaceae bacterium DNA region contains:
- a CDS encoding phytanoyl-CoA dioxygenase family protein has protein sequence MTSLATLTGEQADHFVEHGYAVVPDCLDPGLARRWTDLAWRRLGYDRDDAATWAEEIVWMDRHTTAPVSDISPRGWGALCDVVGGEERIDPQVYEIESRHFTTINAFEWSDAFIVNFRRGADQPWQPPGPDVPGWHKDGSYFRHFLDSREQALLTVLLWSDVAPRGGGTFIAPDSVGVIARYLADRPEGASPGAFGELIRECREFVELTGAPGTLVILHPFMLHASSNNHSGRPRFMSNPPMVLREPLNLGRAGGGHSLLERATLHALGVPHCDFRPSVPRESYWKRLR, from the coding sequence ATGACTTCCCTTGCCACGCTGACCGGCGAGCAGGCCGATCACTTCGTGGAGCACGGCTACGCGGTGGTACCCGACTGTCTGGACCCCGGCCTGGCACGGCGCTGGACCGACCTGGCCTGGCGCCGGCTCGGCTACGACCGGGACGATGCGGCCACCTGGGCGGAGGAGATCGTGTGGATGGACCGCCACACCACCGCGCCGGTGAGTGACATCTCGCCGCGGGGCTGGGGTGCGCTGTGCGACGTGGTGGGCGGCGAGGAGCGCATCGATCCACAGGTGTACGAGATCGAGTCGCGGCACTTCACCACCATCAATGCATTCGAATGGTCGGACGCGTTCATCGTCAACTTCCGGCGCGGGGCCGACCAGCCGTGGCAGCCGCCGGGACCCGATGTCCCCGGCTGGCACAAGGACGGCAGCTACTTCCGCCACTTCCTCGACAGCCGCGAGCAGGCGCTGCTCACCGTGCTGCTGTGGTCCGACGTGGCGCCGCGCGGCGGCGGCACCTTCATCGCGCCCGACTCGGTCGGCGTGATTGCCCGCTATCTGGCGGACCGTCCCGAGGGCGCCTCGCCGGGCGCGTTCGGGGAGCTCATCCGGGAGTGCCGGGAGTTCGTGGAACTGACCGGCGCACCCGGCACCCTGGTGATCCTGCACCCGTTCATGCTGCACGCCTCCTCCAACAACCACTCCGGGCGGCCGCGCTTCATGTCCAATCCGCCGATGGTCCTGCGCGAGCCGCTCAACCTGGGGCGCGCCGGCGGCGGCCATTCCTTGCTTGAGCGCGCCACCCTGCACGCCCTGGGCGTCCCGCACTGCGACTTCCGCCCGTCGGTGCCGCGCGAGTCGTACTGGAAGCGGCTGCGTTAG
- a CDS encoding ABC transporter substrate-binding protein — protein MKSRGWELMRGMGRNLAAVVLAAALIGAVVPLVADEHEIVWGASIPLTGIYAQAGELGSLGMGAYLGYLNATGGINGRPVRLASHDSGSMPEQSLAVFKQVMAEEEDVVAFYGDSTGFALLSAPEVNDRYKVLMGGSSLATVLADQDRFPYQFLTGPTYAEMVGMLLEYIAGQGGTDGAAPRVALFYSNLEFGRDPIPYAKERAAQLGIEIVAEIETQPAGIDVAPEVLKLRRAQPDYVIFHGYVATVWPEVMVQAAQTGVDAMFMGTFWAMEPLIIRQLGPLADRYMGVFPYRYYWEQEESATLRLIAQIAQSQQVEYVPTYALQAWFSGMILTEVIKRTMDAGLELTGDNLKATLDGIKDWDTGGLIGVPVTFRNNSIPVGRIYRGNSATGRMDPVSDWIVLDD, from the coding sequence ATGAAGAGCAGAGGATGGGAACTCATGCGAGGCATGGGTCGGAACTTGGCGGCGGTGGTGCTGGCCGCCGCACTGATCGGCGCGGTGGTGCCGCTGGTTGCCGACGAGCACGAGATCGTATGGGGCGCGTCGATACCGCTGACCGGCATCTACGCCCAGGCGGGCGAGCTTGGCAGTCTGGGCATGGGCGCCTACCTCGGCTACCTGAACGCCACCGGGGGCATCAACGGCCGGCCGGTGCGGCTGGCGAGCCATGATTCTGGCTCGATGCCGGAGCAGTCCCTGGCCGTATTCAAGCAGGTCATGGCCGAGGAAGAGGACGTGGTAGCCTTCTACGGCGACTCCACCGGCTTCGCGCTGCTGTCGGCGCCGGAGGTCAACGACCGCTACAAGGTGCTGATGGGCGGCAGCTCGCTGGCCACCGTGCTTGCCGATCAGGACAGGTTCCCCTACCAGTTCCTGACCGGGCCGACCTACGCCGAGATGGTCGGCATGCTGCTGGAGTACATCGCCGGACAGGGCGGCACCGACGGCGCGGCGCCGCGCGTGGCGCTGTTCTACTCCAACCTGGAGTTCGGTCGTGACCCGATCCCGTACGCCAAGGAGCGCGCCGCGCAACTCGGCATCGAGATCGTCGCCGAGATCGAGACCCAGCCGGCCGGCATCGACGTGGCCCCCGAGGTGCTCAAGCTGCGCCGCGCGCAGCCCGACTACGTGATCTTCCACGGCTACGTCGCCACGGTGTGGCCGGAAGTGATGGTGCAGGCGGCGCAGACCGGCGTCGATGCCATGTTCATGGGCACGTTCTGGGCCATGGAGCCGCTGATCATCCGGCAGCTCGGGCCGCTCGCCGACCGCTACATGGGCGTGTTCCCCTACCGCTACTACTGGGAGCAGGAGGAGTCCGCGACCCTGCGGTTGATTGCCCAGATCGCGCAGTCGCAACAGGTGGAGTACGTGCCGACCTATGCGCTGCAGGCGTGGTTCTCCGGCATGATCCTGACCGAGGTGATCAAGCGCACCATGGACGCCGGCCTGGAGCTGACCGGCGACAACCTGAAGGCTACCCTGGACGGGATAAAGGACTGGGACACCGGCGGCTTGATCGGCGTGCCGGTGACCTTCCGGAACAACTCGATACCGGTGGGCCGCATCTACCGCGGGAATTCCGCCACCGGACGCATGGACCCGGTGTCGGACTGGATTGTCCTCGACGACTGA
- a CDS encoding ABC transporter ATP-binding protein, protein MLRGLSLRVPTGRIVALLGANGAGKTTTLRAIAGLLPYERGRLTAGSITLDERRVDGVAPHRLARRRLVAVPEGRRLFTDLTVDENLRASAWALVGRRARPPGGIDAVYQLFPLLAARRNHRAGYLSGGEQQMLAIGRALLTEPSVMLLDEPSLGLAPRLREEVFAGIARINRDRGVSILLVEQNAVLALDVARYGYVIEQGRVALEGPVADLKANREVRDAYLGTGNRGS, encoded by the coding sequence GTGTTACGCGGCCTTTCGCTGCGCGTACCGACCGGGCGCATCGTGGCGTTGCTGGGCGCCAACGGCGCCGGCAAGACCACCACCCTGCGCGCCATCGCCGGGCTGCTGCCGTACGAGCGGGGGCGCCTCACGGCCGGCTCGATCACGCTGGACGAGCGGCGCGTGGACGGGGTGGCGCCGCATCGGCTGGCGCGCCGCCGCCTAGTCGCGGTGCCGGAAGGGCGCCGCCTGTTCACCGACCTCACCGTCGACGAAAACCTGCGCGCGTCCGCCTGGGCGCTGGTTGGGCGCCGGGCGCGCCCCCCCGGCGGGATCGACGCGGTCTACCAGCTCTTCCCGCTGCTGGCGGCGCGCCGCAACCACCGCGCCGGCTACCTGTCCGGGGGCGAGCAGCAGATGCTGGCCATCGGCCGCGCCCTACTCACCGAGCCGTCGGTGATGCTGCTCGACGAGCCCTCGCTGGGCCTCGCGCCGCGCCTGCGGGAAGAGGTGTTCGCCGGTATCGCGCGCATCAACCGAGACCGTGGCGTGTCGATCCTGCTGGTGGAGCAGAACGCCGTCCTGGCCCTCGACGTCGCCCGCTACGGCTACGTGATCGAACAGGGCCGCGTGGCGCTGGAAGGCCCGGTCGCCGACCTCAAGGCCAACCGCGAGGTGCGCGACGCCTACCTCGGCACCGGCAACCGCGGCTCCTGA
- a CDS encoding branched-chain amino acid ABC transporter permease, giving the protein MEFLLEISLVGLAVGGVYGLIGLGYVIVYRATRIVNFAHGNIMMFGAYFYFTGAALLDLPWWAALPLAVVATALLGTIVERLLLRPLEGRSQTVAVMATFGLAAVLHGLVQLLWTTRDFFMPDIFPQQPIVLGVMYIPANTGYGALLALAAVAVFVVLFRVTNLGLAMRATASDQVAASSLGINVPAMFNVTWACAAATAALAGIVVGSITTLNPNMGRIGLSVLAVVILGGLDSLAGAILAGLIVGWLEAVTGFYLGASYKDVVPFLVLLTILMVRPHGLLGAPRVERL; this is encoded by the coding sequence ATGGAGTTTCTGCTCGAGATAAGCCTGGTCGGGCTGGCGGTCGGCGGAGTGTACGGCCTGATCGGCCTCGGCTACGTGATCGTATACCGCGCCACCCGCATCGTGAACTTCGCGCACGGCAACATCATGATGTTCGGGGCCTACTTCTACTTCACCGGGGCGGCGCTGCTGGACCTGCCCTGGTGGGCGGCACTGCCGCTGGCAGTGGTCGCCACGGCGCTGCTCGGGACCATCGTCGAGCGCCTCCTGCTGCGCCCGCTGGAGGGTCGCTCGCAGACCGTGGCGGTAATGGCGACGTTCGGCCTGGCGGCGGTCCTGCACGGCCTGGTGCAGCTTCTGTGGACCACGCGCGATTTCTTCATGCCGGACATATTTCCGCAGCAGCCGATTGTCCTCGGCGTGATGTACATCCCCGCCAACACCGGCTACGGCGCGCTGCTCGCGCTGGCCGCCGTGGCCGTGTTCGTGGTGCTGTTCAGGGTCACCAACCTCGGGCTGGCGATGCGCGCCACCGCATCCGACCAGGTGGCTGCGAGCTCGCTGGGCATCAACGTGCCGGCGATGTTCAACGTGACCTGGGCGTGCGCGGCGGCGACCGCCGCCCTGGCCGGCATCGTGGTGGGCTCGATCACCACGCTCAATCCCAACATGGGACGGATCGGGCTGTCCGTGCTGGCGGTGGTGATTCTCGGCGGCCTCGACAGTCTGGCCGGCGCCATACTGGCCGGACTGATCGTCGGCTGGCTGGAGGCGGTCACCGGTTTCTACCTGGGTGCCTCCTACAAGGACGTGGTGCCGTTCCTGGTGCTGCTGACCATCCTGATGGTGCGTCCGCACGGCCTGCTCGGCGCGCCGCGGGTAGAGCGGCTGTGA
- a CDS encoding PIN domain-containing protein — protein MIVPDVNLLLYAEIDAFPQHEAARRWWEQVMNGERQVGIATACLFAFIRLATNRRVLTDPLSVEDAIERVARWLRRAHVVFLVPGTRHLDTAFRLLRSLGTGGNLTTDVQIAAHAVEYGGEVYSKRCRFQSLRRCPLGESARISVESVAWLPVASQNSRGERPRLAARVEEP, from the coding sequence GTGATCGTCCCCGACGTCAACCTCCTGCTGTACGCGGAGATCGACGCATTCCCACAGCACGAGGCGGCGCGCCGATGGTGGGAGCAGGTGATGAATGGCGAGCGTCAGGTCGGCATTGCTACCGCGTGTCTGTTTGCGTTCATCCGGCTCGCAACGAATCGCCGGGTGCTCACCGACCCGTTGTCGGTGGAGGACGCGATCGAACGGGTGGCACGCTGGCTTCGTCGGGCGCACGTGGTGTTCCTGGTGCCGGGTACTCGCCACCTGGACACTGCATTCCGGCTGCTGAGGAGCCTGGGAACCGGCGGAAACCTTACGACGGACGTTCAGATCGCCGCCCACGCGGTGGAGTACGGCGGCGAGGTATATTCAAAACGATGCCGATTTCAGTCGCTTCGCCGGTGTCCGCTGGGTGAATCCGCTCGCATCAGCGTCGAGTCAGTCGCATGGCTTCCGGTAGCTAGCCAGAACTCCCGCGGCGAGCGGCCGAGGCTGGCTGCGCGGGTTGAGGAACCTTGA
- a CDS encoding aldolase/citrate lyase family protein: protein MKRKMLAGEPVVGAELAIGCPLVGEMFSLAGFDFVQVDCQHGVWDDTTAMQALHHILIGPATPSVRVPDNDYAAIGRLLDRGALSIIVPMVNTPAEARRAVEAVRYPPLGKRSGGGPTGYLSYGGDYAARANEEVLLMVQIETAQAAEAAEEILAVDGVDGCMIGPGDLSRTMGVDLSKPADRDRHAAVIREVRETCVRVGKLPGIATGGRGAEQCLKDGFLFVLAVGDYAFLNQGAHDVVEWLNGVRAAG from the coding sequence ATGAAACGCAAGATGCTGGCCGGCGAACCGGTGGTCGGCGCGGAGCTTGCCATCGGCTGCCCGCTGGTCGGCGAGATGTTCTCCCTGGCCGGGTTCGACTTCGTCCAGGTGGACTGCCAGCACGGCGTGTGGGACGACACCACCGCCATGCAGGCGCTGCACCACATCCTGATCGGTCCGGCGACGCCGTCGGTACGGGTGCCGGATAACGACTACGCGGCGATCGGCCGGCTCCTCGACCGCGGCGCGCTCAGCATCATCGTGCCGATGGTGAATACTCCCGCCGAGGCGCGGCGCGCGGTCGAGGCGGTGCGCTACCCGCCGCTGGGCAAGCGCTCCGGCGGCGGCCCCACCGGTTACCTGAGCTACGGCGGCGACTATGCCGCCCGCGCCAACGAAGAGGTGCTGCTGATGGTGCAGATCGAGACCGCACAGGCGGCGGAGGCGGCAGAGGAGATCCTCGCCGTGGACGGGGTCGACGGCTGCATGATCGGCCCCGGCGACCTGAGCCGCACCATGGGCGTCGACCTGAGCAAGCCGGCGGACCGGGACCGGCACGCCGCCGTGATCCGCGAGGTGCGCGAGACCTGCGTGCGGGTGGGCAAGCTGCCCGGCATCGCCACCGGCGGACGCGGCGCCGAGCAGTGCCTGAAGGACGGCTTCCTGTTCGTGCTGGCCGTCGGCGACTACGCGTTCCTGAACCAGGGCGCCCACGACGTGGTCGAGTGGCTCAACGGAGTGCGCGCCGCCGGCTGA
- a CDS encoding AAA family ATPase: MMLNPSGVNSVPEARATDLSRSRRSSGKLPNAMRLTHLTLKNWRNFKQADFGVQERMFVIGPNASGKSNLLDALRFLRQVASPGGGFQDAVTNRGGMARVRCLAARNFNHGHVTMGVAIADDQSRSSWSYQLTFTAEPRGRHRPILRREVVKRDGRTVLSRPTEDDKEDPERMTQTYLEQVNANREFREIVEYFGSIRYLHLVPQLIRDPDRGGDRSDDPYGADFLLRMAKTPKTTRTRRLRRIGQSLKAAVPQLDQLDLVQDEIGLWHLQARYEHWRHTPARQNERDFSDGTLRLIGLLWSLLEGKKEAGPVLLEEPELSLHSSVVRQLPTILSRVRSSGGPQVLLTTHATDVLEDPGLGKDEVVLLTPAAEGTEAETAASIPGVEELLDAGMSLADILTPRTAPPEVHDLPERLAPA, encoded by the coding sequence ATGATGCTCAACCCGTCCGGCGTCAACAGCGTCCCTGAGGCCCGCGCAACCGACCTCAGCCGCTCGCGGCGGAGTTCTGGTAAGCTACCGAATGCCATGCGACTGACTCACCTGACGCTGAAGAACTGGCGGAACTTCAAGCAAGCGGACTTCGGGGTGCAAGAACGAATGTTTGTAATCGGCCCGAACGCATCCGGCAAGTCGAATCTCCTGGACGCTCTCCGATTCCTCAGGCAGGTCGCATCTCCGGGCGGTGGCTTCCAGGACGCCGTCACGAATCGCGGCGGCATGGCGCGCGTCCGCTGCCTTGCCGCCAGAAACTTCAACCACGGACACGTCACCATGGGCGTTGCGATCGCCGATGACCAAAGTCGTTCCAGTTGGTCTTACCAGTTGACCTTTACCGCCGAGCCGCGAGGCCGCCATCGCCCCATCCTCAGGCGCGAGGTTGTTAAGCGGGACGGACGGACGGTGCTCAGCCGCCCCACCGAGGACGACAAGGAAGATCCCGAGCGGATGACGCAGACCTACCTCGAACAGGTGAACGCCAATCGCGAATTCCGCGAGATCGTCGAGTACTTCGGATCGATTCGTTATCTGCACCTCGTGCCGCAACTGATCCGCGATCCTGATCGCGGCGGTGATCGCAGCGACGATCCGTATGGTGCCGACTTCCTGCTCCGGATGGCGAAGACGCCAAAGACTACCCGCACGCGTCGGCTGCGAAGGATAGGCCAGTCGCTGAAGGCGGCGGTCCCCCAGTTGGATCAACTTGATCTCGTTCAGGACGAGATCGGTCTCTGGCATCTGCAGGCACGTTACGAGCACTGGCGGCACACACCTGCGCGGCAGAACGAGCGGGATTTTTCCGATGGCACGCTACGCTTGATCGGCCTTCTCTGGTCACTGCTGGAAGGCAAAAAGGAAGCCGGTCCGGTGCTCCTGGAAGAACCGGAACTGTCGTTGCACTCCTCCGTAGTACGCCAACTCCCGACGATCCTGAGCCGGGTTCGCAGTTCGGGGGGCCCGCAGGTCTTGCTAACGACGCACGCTACAGACGTGCTGGAGGATCCAGGCCTCGGCAAGGACGAGGTGGTGCTCCTGACGCCAGCGGCGGAAGGCACGGAGGCTGAGACGGCAGCGTCGATCCCCGGCGTCGAGGAATTACTCGACGCCGGCATGAGTCTGGCCGATATCCTGACCCCGAGGACGGCACCGCCCGAGGTACACGACCTGCCGGAACGCCTCGCTCCCGCATGA
- a CDS encoding branched-chain amino acid ABC transporter permease, producing MTGPGAARAASAIQRARGAATGPTQARPRPTAKSAAGTLLAAAVLAGIPLFGNSYHLHVACLFGIIVISAVGLNLLTGYAGLISLGHAAFMGVGAYGVAWFSANLGLPFYLCLPLAGLLASGAGMATGLPSLRIKGLYLAIATLAAQFILGFVFNAWEPVTGGRGGTNVAPAQIAGLQLSTEREMYYPIAAVAVAALLFTRNLSRTRAGRAFVAMRDRDSAAEVLGVDPRRYQLAAFGVSSFFAGIAGGFMAYFYKVVTPGQFGFQLSLFYLTAIVVGGMGTVQGVLLGAIFMTATPAALAAVAGMFGPLAAGLLAPLREVLFGLLIVLFLIFEPGGLAGIINRIRKWIQTQQRGEGAIG from the coding sequence GTGACCGGACCCGGCGCGGCGCGTGCTGCCTCTGCAATACAGCGCGCGCGGGGCGCGGCGACCGGTCCCACGCAGGCGCGTCCGCGTCCGACCGCGAAGAGCGCGGCCGGCACGCTGCTGGCGGCGGCGGTGCTGGCGGGGATTCCGCTGTTCGGCAACAGCTACCACCTGCACGTGGCGTGCCTGTTCGGGATCATCGTGATCAGCGCCGTGGGTCTGAATCTGCTGACCGGTTATGCGGGCCTGATTTCGCTGGGCCACGCCGCCTTCATGGGGGTGGGCGCGTACGGCGTGGCGTGGTTCAGCGCCAACCTGGGGCTGCCGTTCTACCTGTGCCTGCCGCTGGCGGGCTTGCTCGCCAGCGGCGCGGGCATGGCTACCGGGCTGCCGTCGCTGCGCATCAAGGGCCTGTACCTGGCCATCGCCACGCTCGCCGCGCAATTCATTCTGGGCTTCGTGTTCAACGCGTGGGAGCCGGTCACCGGCGGGCGCGGCGGCACCAACGTTGCGCCGGCGCAGATAGCCGGCCTGCAGTTGAGCACCGAGCGCGAGATGTACTACCCGATCGCCGCAGTCGCAGTGGCGGCCCTGCTGTTCACGCGCAACCTGTCCCGCACCCGCGCCGGACGCGCCTTCGTCGCCATGCGCGACCGCGACAGCGCCGCCGAGGTGCTCGGCGTCGACCCGCGCCGCTACCAGCTTGCCGCGTTCGGCGTCAGCTCCTTCTTTGCCGGGATCGCGGGCGGCTTCATGGCCTACTTCTACAAGGTGGTGACCCCCGGCCAGTTCGGCTTCCAGCTTTCGCTGTTCTACCTGACCGCGATCGTGGTGGGCGGAATGGGAACTGTACAGGGTGTCCTGCTTGGTGCTATCTTCATGACCGCCACGCCGGCGGCGCTTGCCGCGGTCGCCGGCATGTTCGGGCCGCTCGCGGCGGGCCTCCTGGCCCCCCTGCGCGAGGTGCTGTTCGGTCTGTTGATCGTGCTGTTTCTGATCTTTGAGCCGGGCGGCCTAGCTGGTATCATCAATCGAATCAGAAAGTGGATTCAAACTCAACAACGCGGCGAAGGAGCAATCGGATGA
- a CDS encoding ABC transporter permease subunit → MLKRTDGAGVAVELHRRSAGERIHETVRYLLRSWELYAFVLPAIIHVLLFRYLPIYGLRIAFTDGFSLRTGRSAPEWNEFAHFIRFFNSAYFIPVIRNTIVISLYSLATWPIPLALALMINEARSRFFKKSVQMVTYAPHFISTVVVVSIMYFFLSPRIGVVNSIIRLLGGEAIFFMASPAWGPSLFVLSELWQNAGFNAIIFLAALSAVDPSLREAAFCDGANKLQIIWHVDIPWIMPTIVILFIMRLGQLLTIGFEKVLLMQNDLNLSTLEVVATYTYRSGILQSQYDYATAVGLLETVVNFAILVLANRLARRVGQTSLW, encoded by the coding sequence ATGCTGAAAAGGACTGACGGAGCCGGGGTGGCGGTAGAACTGCATCGCCGGTCGGCGGGCGAGCGGATTCACGAGACGGTGCGCTACCTGCTGCGCTCCTGGGAGTTGTACGCGTTCGTACTGCCGGCGATCATCCACGTGCTGTTGTTCCGCTACCTGCCGATCTACGGGCTGCGCATCGCGTTCACCGACGGGTTCTCGCTACGCACCGGGCGCTCGGCGCCGGAGTGGAACGAGTTCGCTCACTTCATCCGCTTCTTCAACTCCGCCTACTTCATCCCGGTCATCCGCAACACCATCGTCATCTCGCTGTACAGCCTCGCCACCTGGCCGATCCCGCTGGCGCTGGCGCTGATGATCAACGAGGCGCGCAGCCGCTTCTTCAAGAAGAGCGTGCAGATGGTGACCTACGCCCCGCACTTCATCTCGACGGTGGTGGTGGTCAGCATTATGTACTTCTTCCTGAGCCCGCGCATCGGCGTGGTCAACTCGATCATCCGGTTGCTCGGCGGGGAGGCGATCTTCTTCATGGCCAGCCCGGCCTGGGGGCCGTCGCTGTTCGTGCTGTCGGAGCTGTGGCAGAACGCCGGGTTCAACGCGATCATCTTCCTGGCCGCCCTGAGCGCGGTCGATCCGTCGTTGCGCGAGGCGGCATTCTGCGACGGCGCCAACAAGCTGCAGATCATCTGGCACGTCGACATCCCGTGGATCATGCCCACCATCGTGATCCTGTTCATCATGCGCCTCGGCCAGCTCCTCACCATCGGTTTCGAGAAGGTGCTGCTGATGCAGAACGACCTCAACCTCTCCACCCTGGAGGTGGTGGCCACCTACACCTACCGCTCCGGCATCCTGCAGTCGCAGTACGACTACGCCACCGCGGTGGGCCTGCTGGAGACCGTGGTCAACTTCGCCATCCTGGTGCTGGCCAACCGGCTCGCGCGCCGCGTCGGCCAGACCTCGCTGTGGTAG
- a CDS encoding ABC transporter ATP-binding protein → MSSAVTNNLLEADGLCLQFGGLTVLDEVSLRVPEGGVTAIIGPNGAGKTSLFNSVSGSYRPHAGRIVFAGADITRLPAARRAALGVARTFQNIALFPSMTVLDNVKLGRHVHLRSGLLAGGLYLGRARREERRLEAYIEDEVADLLGIREILGESGAALPYGLRKRVELARAIAMEPRLLLLDEPAAGLGHGDRERMMRLIRDLQRLRGITVLLVEHDMHVVMDLADQVVVLDFGRVIAAGTPEQVRDDPAVIAAYLGAEAEQAS, encoded by the coding sequence ATGAGCAGCGCGGTCACCAACAACCTCCTGGAAGCGGACGGCCTGTGCCTGCAGTTCGGCGGCCTGACGGTGCTCGACGAGGTGTCGCTGCGGGTCCCGGAGGGCGGCGTAACCGCCATCATCGGGCCCAACGGCGCCGGCAAGACCAGCCTGTTCAACTCGGTGTCGGGCAGCTACCGCCCGCACGCCGGCCGCATCGTGTTCGCGGGCGCCGACATCACGCGTCTGCCGGCCGCGCGCCGGGCGGCGCTCGGCGTGGCGCGCACGTTTCAGAACATCGCGCTGTTTCCGAGCATGACGGTGCTGGACAACGTCAAGCTCGGCCGCCACGTGCACCTGCGCAGCGGCCTGCTGGCCGGCGGGCTGTACCTGGGGCGGGCACGGCGCGAGGAGCGGCGCCTGGAAGCGTACATCGAGGACGAGGTGGCCGATCTGCTTGGCATCCGCGAGATCCTCGGGGAGTCCGGGGCGGCGCTTCCCTACGGGCTGCGCAAGCGTGTCGAACTGGCACGGGCCATCGCCATGGAGCCGCGGCTGCTGCTGCTGGACGAACCGGCGGCCGGCTTGGGGCACGGCGACCGGGAACGGATGATGCGCCTGATCCGCGACCTGCAGCGGCTGCGCGGCATCACCGTGTTGCTGGTTGAACACGACATGCACGTGGTGATGGACCTGGCCGACCAGGTGGTGGTGCTGGACTTCGGGCGGGTGATCGCCGCCGGCACACCGGAACAGGTACGCGACGATCCGGCCGTTATCGCCGCCTATCTCGGCGCCGAGGCGGAACAGGCATCGTAG
- a CDS encoding ATP-binding protein produces MRSAVPVVLVIGARQSGKSTLLSHVAPGAARVVFDPVIDIGNARDDPELFLDQYRPPLILDEVQYVPDLLAVIKRRVDEDGTPGQFLLTGSMNLMLLRSVSESMAGRVAVLDLPFLSLAERCGRAASAGVWVEDLFAADPLSRLRRRERLPSRAIEATLASRLWRGGFPRHLDHDDEILPDLLASYIRTYVERDVRSVAAVEDAGLFTRFVGLCAAHTGQEINHSQLGRELGITYQTSQRWLGILQATFQWLEVPAFSANPTKRVSKRPKGYFADTGLAAWTQRISSPEALLANPIQGALFETHVVLDLLKQTHAMAHPPRPHHWRLHSGSEVDLILERDGVLVAIEAKSRSRVSRADARGIRAFRDSYPRLQHGTGVVVAAVREVTLLDDNIIAVPYDLA; encoded by the coding sequence TTGCGAAGCGCGGTTCCCGTAGTCCTGGTGATCGGCGCGCGCCAGTCCGGCAAGAGCACCCTGCTGTCGCACGTGGCGCCGGGAGCGGCTCGCGTGGTATTCGACCCGGTGATCGACATCGGCAACGCGCGTGACGACCCCGAGCTGTTCCTGGACCAGTATCGCCCGCCGCTGATTCTGGACGAGGTGCAGTATGTGCCCGACCTGCTGGCGGTGATCAAGCGCCGCGTCGACGAGGACGGTACGCCCGGCCAATTCCTGCTGACCGGCTCCATGAACCTGATGCTGCTTCGGTCGGTCAGCGAGAGCATGGCGGGCCGCGTTGCCGTGCTTGACCTCCCCTTCCTGTCGTTGGCCGAACGCTGCGGCCGTGCGGCGAGCGCCGGCGTTTGGGTCGAAGACCTGTTCGCCGCCGACCCGCTGTCACGGTTGCGCCGGCGCGAACGGCTGCCATCGCGGGCGATCGAGGCGACGCTGGCATCACGCCTGTGGCGAGGCGGGTTCCCCAGGCACCTGGACCACGACGACGAGATTCTTCCCGACCTGTTGGCGTCCTACATACGGACGTACGTCGAGCGCGACGTGCGCAGCGTCGCCGCGGTGGAAGACGCCGGCTTGTTCACCCGCTTCGTCGGCCTGTGCGCGGCCCACACCGGCCAGGAGATCAACCACAGCCAGCTCGGACGAGAGCTTGGCATCACCTACCAGACTTCACAGCGCTGGCTGGGTATCCTGCAGGCCACCTTCCAATGGCTGGAGGTACCGGCGTTCTCCGCCAATCCCACGAAACGGGTCTCGAAACGACCCAAGGGGTACTTCGCCGACACCGGGCTGGCGGCGTGGACCCAGCGCATATCGAGTCCGGAAGCGCTGTTGGCCAACCCCATTCAGGGCGCCCTGTTCGAGACGCATGTGGTCCTCGACCTCCTCAAGCAGACGCACGCGATGGCCCATCCGCCGCGCCCCCACCACTGGCGGCTCCACTCCGGATCGGAGGTGGACCTGATCCTGGAACGGGACGGGGTGCTGGTCGCCATCGAGGCGAAGAGCAGGTCCCGCGTGTCGCGGGCCGACGCGCGCGGCATACGTGCCTTCCGCGACTCCTACCCGCGGTTGCAGCACGGCACAGGCGTAGTGGTGGCCGCGGTCCGCGAGGTCACCCTCCTCGACGACAACATCATCGCGGTACCGTACGACCTTGCCTGA